A genome region from Camelina sativa cultivar DH55 chromosome 10, Cs, whole genome shotgun sequence includes the following:
- the LOC104719139 gene encoding rop guanine nucleotide exchange factor 9 yields the protein MVTRQRCDLLMNIPALRRLDAMLIDTLDNFRGHNEFWYVSRDSEEGKQARNDRTKDKWWLPPVKVPSDGLSESSRRMLHFQKDSVSQVQKAAMAINAQVLSEMAIPDSYIESLPKNGRVSLGDTLYKSITEEWFDPEQFLSTLDLSTEHKVLDVKNRIEASIVIWKRKLHLKDNKSSWGSAVSLEKRELFEERAETILVLLKQKFPGLPQSSLDISKIQYNKDVGHAVLESYSRILESLGYTEMSRIEDVLYADSLARKQCTDEETSDGGKLETEMDSELGEETEKLDAQYSSKTTLLEFIGWSDNSSKGQSEKPPKSPKLTPKKFSYLEKLENLNGFRSPKDRH from the exons TCTTCTTATGAACATCCCTGCCCTCCGCAGACTCGACGCTATGCTCATT gaTACATTGGACAATTTTAGAGGACACAATGAATTCTGGTATGTGTCGAGAGACTCTGAAGAAGGGAAGCAAGCACGGAATGATAGGACAAAGGACAAGTGGTGGCTTCCTCCGGTGAAAGTCCCTTCTGATGGCTTGTCCGAGTCATCCCGAAGAATGCTTCATTTTCAAAAAGATTCGGTCTCACAAGTCCAAAAAGCCGCCATGGCAATTAATGCCCAAGTTCTTTCAGAAATGGCTATCCCTGATAGCTATATCGAGTCTCTTCCAAAG AATGGAAGGGTAAGCCTTGGGGATACGTTATACAAGAGCATAACAGAAGAGTGGTTTGATCCAGAGCAGTTCTTGTCAACACTTGACTTGTCGACGGAGCACAAAGTGTTGGATGTGAAGAACAGGATCGAGGCCTCAATTGTTATATGGAAAAGGAAACTTCATCTAAAAGACAACAAATCTTCTTGGGGATCAGCTGTGAGCTTGGAGAAACGAGAGTTGTTCGAAGAGAGAGCCGAGACGATCTTGGTCTTGCTTAAACAAAAGTTCCCTGGTCTTCCCCAATCTTCACTCGACATCTCCAAAATTCAGTATAACAAG GATGTGGGACACGCGGTTTTGGAGAGCTACTCAAGGATATTAGAGAGCTTGGGGTACACGGAAATGTCGAGAATCGAGGATGTACTTTACGCGGATTCTTTAGCCCGAAAGCAATGTACAGATGAAGAAACATCAGATGGTGGGAAATTAGAAACAGAAATGGACTCAGAGTTAGGagaggaaacagagaagctTGACGCACAATACTCATCAAAGACAACATTGCTTGAATTTATTGGTTGGAGTGACAATAGCTCAAAAGGGCAGTCAGAGAAACCTCCGAAGTCTCCAAAATTGACGCCAAAGAAATTCTCGTATTTGGAGAAGCTCGAGAACTTGAATGGTTTTAGGAGCCCAAAAGATAGGCATTGA